One Peromyscus leucopus breed LL Stock chromosome 6, UCI_PerLeu_2.1, whole genome shotgun sequence genomic region harbors:
- the LOC114699830 gene encoding LOW QUALITY PROTEIN: NADH dehydrogenase [ubiquinone] iron-sulfur protein 4, mitochondrial-like (The sequence of the model RefSeq protein was modified relative to this genomic sequence to represent the inferred CDS: deleted 1 base in 1 codon), giving the protein MAAVSMSVALRQAGRRAVAAAAVSVSGAPSRLLSTSTWKLAQDQTQDTQLITVDEKLDITTLTGVPEEHIKTRKARIFVPARNNMQSRVNNTKKWKMDFDTRERWENPLMGWASTADPLSNVVLTFSTKEDAIAFAEKKKNGWSYDVEEKKVPKPKSRSYAANFSWNKRTRVSTK; this is encoded by the exons ATGGCGGCAGTCTCAATGTCAGTGGCCCTGAGGCAGGCGGGGAGAAGGGCAGTGGCTGCAGCTGCCGTTTCCGTCTCTGGAGCTCCATCCAGGTTGTTGAGCACATCCACATGGAAGCTGGCACAGGACCAGACTCAGGACACACAGCTTATAACAGTTGATGAAAAACTGGATATCACTACTTTAACTGGTGTTCCAGAAGAGCACATCAAAACCAGAAAGGCCAGGATCTTTGTTCCTGCTCGCAACAACATGCAATCTAGagtaaacaacacaaagaaatggaagatggactTTGATACCAGAGAGAGATGGGAAAATCCTTTGATGGGTTGGGCATCAACGGCTGATCCCCTCTCCAACGTGGTTCTAACCTTTAGTACCAAAGAAGATGCAATTgcctttgcagaaaaaaaa aaaaatggatggagcTATGATGTGGAAGAGAAGAAGGTTCCAAAACCCAAGTCCAGGTCGTACGCTGCAAACTTTTCTTGGAACAAAAGAACAAGGGTGTCTACAAAATAG